In the Ranitomeya imitator isolate aRanImi1 chromosome 2, aRanImi1.pri, whole genome shotgun sequence genome, cagagaaagggggtcccagatagccccccgatacttacctatctcccccggtgctcctcgtggctcccggtgggcgctgccatcttcaaaatggcgggcgcatgagcagtgcgcccgccggccggccccgggagaatctttggggtctcggctgccgggggtagccgagaccccaaagagcatgatcggggttgggTTTACCGACccatgttttgcgatcgccggtaattaactgtttaccggcgaccgcaaaaaaaaaaaaaaaaagtcaaagtgtaattctctgtcctctgatgtgatcgcacatcagaggacagagaaatagggggattcggggaccctgccatactcacctgtgtccctgggtcctcctgctgctcctcctggccgccggcaaaagaaaatggcgggcgcatgcgcagtgcgcccgccatctgtctccatctgccggctggcaggagaaccgcagttggggctaaaattagggttagggctagggttagggctagggttaggcctagggttagggatagggctatggttagggctagggttagggctagggttagggttggggctaaattcagggttagggttctttcacacttacgtcggtacggggccgtcgcaatgcgtcggcccgacataccgacgcacgttgtgaaaattgtgcacaacgtgggcagcggatgtagtttttcaacgcatccgctgcccaatctaggtcctggggaggagggggcggagttacggccacgcatgtgcggtcagaaatggcggacgcgacatacaaaaaaacgttacattgaacgttttttgtgccgacggtccgccaaaacacaactgatccagtgcacgacagacgcgacgtgtggccatccgtcacgatccgtcggcaatacaagtctatgggcaaaaaacgcatcctgcgggcacatttggaggatccattttttgtccaaaacgacggattgcgacggatgccaaacgacgcaagtgtgaaagtagctttaggggtagggttggggctaaagttagggctagggttgaggctaaagttagggttagatttgggattagggttagggtttggattagagttggtattagggttagggttgggattagggttaaggttagggttgtgattaggggtgtattgggattagggttaggtatgaggttagggttgagattaggattagggttgtgttggatttagggttttgattagggttatggttagggttgacattagggttgttttggggtaagggttgtgattatcgttagggttagtgattaggattatggatcgggttgggattagggttaggggtgtgttggggttagggttggagctagaattagggggtttccactgtttagttacatcagggggtctccaaacacaacagccaattttgcgctcaaaaagtcaaatggtgctccctcccttctgagctctgctgtgcgcccaaacagtgggttacccccacatatagggcatcagcgtactcgggataaattggacaacaacttttggggtccaatttctcctgttacccttgtgaaaataaaaacttgggggttaaaaaatcttttttgtggaaaaaaaaatatttttttattttcacgactctgcattctaaacttctgtgaagcacttgggcattcaaagttctcaccacacatctagataagttccttgggggtctagtttccaaaatggggtcacttgtggggggttactactgtttaggtacatcaggggctctgcaaacgcaacataacgcccatagaccattctatctaagtctgcattccaaaacagcgctccttcccttctgagctctgccgtgcgcccaaagagtggtttacccccacatatggggcatcagcatacccaggataaattgacaacaacttttggggtccaatttctcctgttacccttgtgaaaataaaaacttgggggctacaaaatcttttttgtggaaaattttttatttttattttcacgactctaaacttttgtgaagcacttgggcattcaaagttctcacaagttccatggggggtctagtttcaaaaatggggtcacttgtggagggtttacactgtttaggcacatcaggggctctccaaacgcgacatggtgtccaatctcaattccagacaattctacattgaaaaagtaaaacggcactccttctcttccatggtctgcagtgcgcccaaacagtggtttacccccacatattgggtatcaacgtattcaggagaaatcgcacaacaacttttgtggtctaatttctccagttaccattgtgaaaataagaatttgtgggcgaaaagatcatttttgcgtaaacaaatgcgattttttattttcacggctctatgttataaacatctgtgaagctcttgggggttcaaagtgctcaccacacatctagataagttccttaaggggtctagtttacaaaatggtgtcacttgtggggggttttcactgtttaggcacatcaggggctctctaaacgtgacatggcgtccgatctcaattccagccaattctgcattgaaaaagtcaaacggcgctccttcacttctaagttctgcggtgcgcccaaacagtggtttacccccacatatggggtattggcgtattcaggagaaattgcataacaaaatttatggttacatttctgtttttacacttttgaaaattaaaaaaatggttctgaattaaaatgtttgcaaaaaaaagttaaatgtttattttttccttccacattgtttcagttcctgtgaagcacgtaaatggttaataaacttcttgaatgtggttttgagaaccttgaggggtgtagtttttagaatggtgtcacacatggttattttctatcatatagacccctcaaaatgacttcaaatgtgatgcgtgttgtgaattctgttgtcaagctccctcctgtggtcatgaatggtacttcggctggttctgtccatgggcttcctctggtggttgtgagtggggctgcggcttctgagtttccttccacaggtgacgaggttaattcgttagctggctgctctatttaactccacttagatcattgctccatgccacctgtcaatgttccagtattggtctagttcgctcctggatcgttcttgtgacctgtcttcccagcagaagctaagttcctgcttgtttttctcttgtttgctatttttctgtccagcttgctattttgatttttgtcttgcttgctggaagctctgggatgcagaggggcgcctccgcaccgtgagccggtgcggagggtctttttgcgccctctgcgtggtctttttgtagtttttgtgctgaccgcaaagttacctttcctatcctctgtctgttcagtaagtcgggcctcactttgctaaatctatttcatctctgtgtttgtattttcagctttactcacagtcattatatgtggggggctgccttttcctttggggaatttctctgaggcaaggtaggctttatttttctatctttagggctagctagttccttaggctgtgacgagttgcatagggagcgttaggagcaatccacggctatttctagtgtgtgtgatagggttagggattgcggtcagcagagttcccacgtcccagagcttgtcctgtattattagtaactatcaggtcattccgtgtgctcttaaccaccaggtccattattgtcctaaccaccaggtcacaacagatgtggtccctaaaaaaaaaaaggtgttgtaaaaatgagaaattgctggtcaacttttaacccttataactccctaacaaaaaaaaattttgtttccaaaattgtgctgatgtaaagtagacatgtgggaaatgttatttattaactattttttgtgacatatccctctgatttaagggcataaaaatacaaagtttgaaaattgcaaaattttaaaaattttcgccatatttccgttttttccataaataatcacaagtaatatcgaagaaatgttaccactaacatgaagtacaatatgtcacgaaaaaacaatctcagaatcagcgggatccattgaagcattccagagttataacctcataaagtgacagtggtcagaattgcaaaaattggctctgtcattaagtaccaaattggctctgtcactaaggggttaaggtaccttcacactaaacaactttccagcgagaacgacaatgatccgtgacgttgcagcgtcctggatagcgatctcgttgtgtttgacacgcagcagcgatctggatcctgctgtgatatcgctggtcggagctagaagtccagaactttatttcgtcgctgatgacctgctgtcatcgctggatcggcgtgtgtgacgccgatccagcgatgtgttcacttgtaaccagggtaaatatagggttactaagtgcagggccacgcttagtaacccgatatttaccctggttaccattgtaaaagttaaaagaaaaacactacatactcacattctgatgtctgtcacgtcccccggtgtccacagggttaaaactgctttcggcaagagcgctgctaatgcacatgctgctgccgagagcttccctgcactgactgtgtcaccgccggccgtaaagcagacacattctgccggccggcgctgacacattcagtgcagggaagctctcggcagcagcgtgtgcattagcagcgctcttgccgaaagcagttttaactctgtggacgccggcgggggacgtgacagacatcagaatgtaagtatgtattgtatttttttttttacttttacaatggtaaccagggtaaatatcgggttactaagcgcagccctgcacttagtaacccgatgtttaccctggttacccgggtgctgcagggggacttcagcatcgttgaagacagttttcaacgatgccgaagtcgttcccctgatcgttggtcgctggagagagctgtctgtgtgacagctccccagcgaccacacaacgacttaccaacgatcacggccaggtcgtatcgctggtcgtgatcgttggtaagtcgctaagtgtaacggtacctttagtctttataACAATATTGCACTCATTTTTTGATAGCATGGCCattagaagctgctattgatctttgcagtaggtaagttttccctgagtggtacatattgggccgtctgaaaacGGAGTTTAGCCTAGGACAGtttgcactactaattaacagctgtaacaataccaaactagggcagtcactataggagaaaaacacaagaattatactgtattgtcacatactatctattcctgacactggagtggcttataaacttatgaagtatacaacaccacttggagctgtcttagcagctacttaaaggtcaacgacaatctatattataccaataggaaccctttatgtactaaagataacacagataaaatatagcttttaattaatataccaattaaaaccatgccacaaatacaaccagataaacacataaaacacacaaccgtgcactctgggataaccctgccaaacaatacctcttagtactgcctacctgtcagtggaggttggcaccctaaacacagatacgagattggcgcccccactcaccgtcggctgtccctatgtctcctagtatggatcctaatataggtgtcacatacagaccagcacgtacactagacaggaaaaagataggcagactaactggctgattgtatatatatatttatgaataatatatatataaactaggtttgtgacagggtgagatacacggactaaagaccaacaatgtgcataacaaaaaagagcttgtgtattaaaaataggcctcactacctctgtaccctactgctgtgcagcctgcctagctgtggaggttggcaccctactggtcagcggaatggcgcccccactcagcgacgactggccctgggaagccctaatattaaatcccagcctgataatgatcagacacagatgtgtaaatacacaaaaatggcaaggcacaaaaacatacaggtccttctcaaaaaattagcatatagtgttaaatttcattatttaccataatgtaatgattacaattaaactttcatatattatagattcattatccaccaactgaaatttgtcaggtcttttattgttttaatactgatgattttggcaaacaactcctgataacccaaaaaacctgtctcaataaattagcatatttcacccatccaatcaaataaaagtgttttttaataacaaacaaaaaaaccaacaaataataatgttcagttatgcactcaatacttggtcgggaatcctttggcagaaatgactgcttcaatgcggcgtggcatggaggcaatcagcctgtgacactgctgagatgttatggaggcccaggatgcttcaatagcggccttaagctcatccagagtgttgggtcttgcgtctctcaactttctcttcacaatatcccacagattctctatggggttcaggtcaggagagttggcaggccaattgagcacagtaataccatggtcagtaaaccatttaccagtggttttggcactgtgagcaggtgccaggtcgtgctgaaaaatgaaatcttcatctccataaagcatttcagccgatggaagcatgaagtgctccaaaatctcctgatagctagctgcattgaccctgcccttgatgaaacacagtggaccaacaccagcagctgacatggcaccccacaccatcactgactgtgggtacttgacactggacttcaggcattttggcatttccttctccccagtcttcctccagactctggcaccttgatttccgaatgacatgcaaaatttgctttcatcagaaaaaagtacttgggaccacttagcaacagtccagtgctgcttctctgtagctcaaaagtggctttacctggggaatgcggcacctgtagcccatttcctgcacacgcctgtgcacggtggctctggatgtttccacaccagactcagtccactgcttcctcgggttccccaaggtctggaatcggtccttctccacaatcttcctcagggtccggtctcctcttcttgttgtacagcgttttctgccacattgtttccttccaacagacttaccattgaggtgccttgatacagcactctgggaacagcctatttgttgagaaatttctttctgggtcttaccctcttgcttgagggtgtcaatgatggccttcttgacatctgtcaggtcgctagtcttacccatgatgggggttttgagtaatgaaccaggcagggagtttataaaagcctcaggtatcttttgcatgtgtttagagttaattagttgattcagaagattagggtaataggtcgtttagagaaccttttcttgatatgctaatttattgagacaggttttttgggttatcaggagttgtatgccaaaatcatcagtattaaaacaataaaagacctgacaaatttcagttggtggataatgaatctataatatatgaaagtttaattgtaatcattacattatggtaaataatgaaatttaacactatatgctaattttttgagaaggacctgtatatagctgcagggaaaaaaaaaacaacccttatcttcagccgaagatagcctagtgcttagatatatgcatggtaaacagagggtgagaccgatacttatcagtgttgatatttcatacgcctctacgcgtttcaccccagcggatcatcaggaggccttgatatgtagatgctttaattggtatattaattaaaagctatattctatctgtgttatctttagtacataaagtgttcctattggtataaacttatgaagtatatagtttgaggtctgggatctgccaatatgtggctggttttctgactgtttcggataacatgatacatggttTTAGTTTTCTTGTCTAGTTTTGcttaaatataggtcaatattaaatagtctcctgatgagttgcctttggtgaggacgatgaaacccgtagaaatgagaggcttggacagtgagtgtgtatacgtcacctcaccctacaaaactgaactgtggggtacatgttttttctattagtcacctactaactaaccttcagggggtaaattatgggtatagttttacatttggaattaataaagtttagttttatccttttgtcagcaaacatgaggaatgataagagataacccatttaagaagattcaattttggttaaaactattccaacattatgaacataaaaaaggcttctcccctatgtgatgtGCAGCGCCGCAGAGTCctagtcgttgcagtagtgtcgttcttccactagggggagtgatattatgtctgaaggcaataaaggaattctctttgccaggtatcacaatCCATACAACACACtttacactccaggccgccagggggagctacgctcctatctattagggcactcctcacaattaggtaaaactggtggtctggatagaaagttagtcagaacccGACGGAGTTTggcagaagctggctggagtgaccTCAGCCAGATCCAGACTttggtctgaggaggacgagggtccatggagctgcgcctgccccacgtgcggcagcatcctaggaaagagaTATTAGAGGAGAAGTGTATtgcagagggtgagaaacgaagtcatagcaaaaaggagaggaaaccagaaggagttctgccctgtgaaaggctgcctccttctgaggcgcagtaatccagtagccagaataccgagggagtaaggatctctatgctttacttcagagactgcaggacagttaattccatgttggctgcctgaccttatacgcaggaggcacggtggcaacttgtgggggccggggcgttgtagggtccctgtaaaaagcttcaggccaccagtcatacgggttttgtcctatcctaaccatcagggggacagagacaaAGAAACTAAACATctccaaaagttgtgaggaccttaccgagaagctcagcagggaggtactacaacacccaggcgctagaggaaggctactgatttccacctggttaaGGGGACTATGGATTttccttcagaccagccggactctgccctgTGGTCTAGTACCCTGGACtgcggacactgaagccttcagtaaaggtaaagagactgcaacctggtgtcctcgttattcactacgCCTCATACCATTcactatctacactctgggaagccctggggatacacttcacctgtgggaaggtataccatctagctgccattacatcaccccagcggacccctaagcagcgttggtcaccctgaccgaataccacaggtggcatcaggaAAACTATTCCCTTTAAAGGCCTTTCCCCCATTTATCaatggacgcccctagggccatggaccgggtcagccaccatgacattaccgccgagaaccaaaggacccgataccaagtaccccactgccctactgggggcgctccagatgtctctgatgtttattaacagttgatttccaagtatttcccacattaagaaaatgaaaaaaggcttcTCTGTGTTACTACTCTGATGCCTAACAAGAATCGCTTTCCTGTTAAAAcatatcccacattctgaacaggaaaaaggcttctcccctgtgtgagttctatggtgcctaaccaaatctgatttcaggttaaaacatttcccacattctgaacaggaaaaaggcttctcctctttgTGAGTTCTCTCGTggctaactaacatttcccacattctgaacaggaaaaaggcttctcctgtgTGTGAGTTCcgtggtgcctaaccaaatctgatttctggttaaaacatttcccacattctgaacaggaaaaaggtttctcccctgtgtgagtcctatggtgcctaaccaaatctgatttctggttaaaacatttcccacattctgaacaggaaaaaggcttctcccctgtgtgaattctatggtgagtaacaagcagtgatttacgtgtaaaacgtttcccacattctgaacaggaaaaagacttctcccctgtgtgagtcctatggtgcctaaccaaatctgatttctggataaaacatttcccacattctgaacaggaaaaaggcttctcctctttgtgactgctctgatgtctaacaagatgccatttctggttaaaacatttcccacattctgaacaggaaaaagacttcttccctgtgtgagttctatggtgcctaaccaaatctgatttctggataaaacatttcccacattctgaacaggaaaaaggcttccccTCTTtgcgactgctctgatgtctaacaagatgccatttcgggttaaaacatttcccacattctgaacaggaaaaaggcttctcccctgtgtgaattctatggtgagtaacaagcagtgatttacatgtaaaacatttcccacattctgaacaggaaaaaggcttctcccctgtgcaagttctatggtgattaaccaaatctattttccatttaaaacatttcccacattctgaacatgaaaaaggcttctcccctgtgtgaattctctgatgtctaacaagatgccatttctggtaaaaacctttcccacattctgaacaggtaaaaggtttctctcctgtgtggattctttgatggctatcaagatttattttacatttaaaacctttcccacattctgaacaggtaaaatgtctctcccctgtgtggattctttgatggctatcaagatttattttacatttaaaacatttcccacattctgaacaggaaaaaggcttctcccctgtgtgagtcctatggtgcctaaccaaatctgatttctggttaaaacatttcccacattctgaacaggaaaaggcttctcccctgtgtgagttctttggtgattaaccaaatctgatttctggttaaaacatttcccacattctgaacaggaaaaaggcttctctcctgtgtgatttctctggtgactaacaagatgccatttctggttaaaacatttcccacattctgaacaggaaaataacttatttgctttaggagcagtttgtcttTTAATGCCTCGTttatgactttgattttccttagtagttagcaatgaatcagaagatgggacctgtttcaaaggaccagatgacagatctttgctgtgaatggatgatgctatatctggagtaatggcattcccttcagttgtatcttgtaggatctcaagaccatcagatttaaaaactgaagatgtcaaCTGTCCCGCTgagctcctggtacagtcatctgctaagataaaaaaacaacaacatttgtttgtaataaaatatccttgagttttatatttttgaacatttcaacTTAAAccatccataaaaatggcaagctatgtaaaaactttaattatttaccaaACAATGactgttcacagtctaatagaaaaccttgttggatgaactaGTAGTGGGTGGTGTTCAacggtttgttcattctgcctcccaaatattgaataaaaagaatcaatcaatgttatgtaggcaaaaataataccaattcttatctcacaaaaaaaacaagtcccctgTCAGGTCCATCAACGATCAATGGATAAACAGAGGTTAGAATATAGCACGGAGAGTCTCCCAataattaaaacttaactttttatCACTAAGATAAAATGGACAAACTAACATGACAAAATTAACACATGTGAATAAGGTGCTCATGCAagccagtgctcaagataaaaattggtttggtctcaccaatggGAATGACAAACGTCCACAGCAGGCTCCTCCTGTTGCCTTCTCTAGATAGGAGGAGAGGAAAGAGAGGGAGGGGGTATAGGGCTTTACTAAACTCCCTGTCGTGCCCCTTGTAtttctcctgtcctaacaaggacaggccccaagtatacCCTGCTAGGGACAACAACCATCCACTACATATAATATATAAGTCTCCCTACGTGTTTCCTCCCCAGTCACAGGAATTCATCAGGGGAGTTGATTTAAAGCCAATGGGACATAAAGTATGCAAAAAATTAAGAGTCCATTGTcacaatattgtatgaaatgtaatatgattttgtagctttgcctgtcagacccatgctgcgggctgaaaaaaaacccttctctgtgtgtttctgCTGTGTGTATGAGAAGGTTTTATTGCTAGCTGTAAATTCCAGGCTCTGGGCAACTTACTCATCTCTCCTCCCATCTAGAATCAGCTAGAACTGGTATAGAATTTCCCAAAATTCATGAAGTTCTTTGTTCAaatattgtaagatattgggccaacgcttttggctaggaaaataataaatcCATTTTGCGAATCTCCATTGGCGGAtttatcagccactgtaagcgggAGCCTCTAGTTCCAACATGGACAGAGTACAGATTTCTCAGGAACTGGGCGTCCGAACGAGCCCGAATTTACTACCCATAGAAAGCCAATGGTAAAAAAagatgaatgaggggtgtgctgggattctggaGTGGAGATACTAGCATTATAAGACTGTGTTAAATTTGGTAACTCTGATgagaggggagggcgatgttaactaaacccctttagtgatgtcacgagtctCCAGGTTTTTAAGGGActccacttaacccagccttcagtcttagTCTGAGTCTTACTAGAGGAGCTCtgactgctagccctgatgaactggaACATATGGgaactccgcccactagcctggttgcctgcaatgtcctgaacacatgtaagtgttaatttctcatttaacccctgttatttttataaataccttgtacatattttcaattgtctcatattgtaacatctttatatgcctttttgtaAAACTGCCTTAATTTTTtacggagtaaaatatctaaatactagtttcgttctcttgttctaaaacgtaccctaagtcttctgaagggaattacgctactgttttgggttagcttcggaccgtttaatcgaagctggt is a window encoding:
- the LOC138667332 gene encoding zinc finger protein 184-like isoform X1 yields the protein MEEWEYLEGHRDLYKNVIMEVPQPLTSPDLSSKRTTPERCPRPLHPQDCNQEDANAPQDHQGEDLTHINTTETYVRDDEWCKEEIPTYNYPADDCTRSSAGQLTSSVFKSDGLEILQDTTEGNAITPDIASSIHSKDLSSGPLKQVPSSDSLLTTKENQSHKRGIKRQTAPKANKLFSCSECGKCFNQKWHLVSHQRNHTGEKPFSCSECGKCFNQKSDLVNHQRTHTGEKPFPVQNVGNVLTRNQIWLGTIGLTQGRSLFPVQNVGNVLNVK
- the LOC138667332 gene encoding zinc finger protein 184-like isoform X2; translation: MEEWEYLEGHRDLYKNVIMEVPQPLTSPDLSSKRTTPERCPRPLHPQDCNQEDANAPQDHQGEDLTHINTTETYVRDDEWCKEEIPTYNYPDDCTRSSAGQLTSSVFKSDGLEILQDTTEGNAITPDIASSIHSKDLSSGPLKQVPSSDSLLTTKENQSHKRGIKRQTAPKANKLFSCSECGKCFNQKWHLVSHQRNHTGEKPFSCSECGKCFNQKSDLVNHQRTHTGEKPFPVQNVGNVLTRNQIWLGTIGLTQGRSLFPVQNVGNVLNVK